Genomic segment of Aliarcobacter trophiarum LMG 25534:
TTTCCTTTATAAAGTTTTAATTTTACTTTACCTTCTACATTTTTTTGAGTTGCATCAATTGCTGCTTGAAGCATCTCTCTTTCTGGACTGAACCAATATCCTTGATAGATTAGTTTTGCATATTTTGGCATTAACTCATCTTTTAGGTGAGCAGCTTCTCTATCAAGAGTTAATGACTCAATAGCTCTATGGGCTTTTAACATAATTGTTCCACCTGGAGTTTCATAACAACCACGAGCTTTCATACCAACATATCTATTCTCAACAATATCTACTCTACCAATACCGTGTTTATTCCCAAGTTTATTTAAAGCTAAAAGTAAATTCGCAGGAGTTAGTTTCTCTCCATTTAATTCAATAGGGTCACCATTTTTATACTCTATTTCAATATATTCAGGTTTATCAGGTGCATTTTCTGGACTTGATGTCCAAAGCCACATTGACTCTTCAGGCTCATTTGCTGGATTTTCTAAGTGAAGTCCTTCATAAGAGATATGAAGTAAGTTTGCATCCATAGAGTATGGGCTTATTTTTGGATTTCCATTTTCGTCTAGGTGTTTTTGAGATATTTCAATATTATGTTTTCTTGCATATTCTAGTAAGCTCTCTCTTGAGTTAAGTTCCCACTCTCTCCAAGGTGCAATTACTTTTAAATCTGGATTAAGTGCCAATGCTCCTAGCTCAAATCTAACTTGGTCATTTCCTTTTCCAGTTGCTCCATGAGATACAGCTTGTGCACCTTTTTCATTTGCAAT
This window contains:
- a CDS encoding argininosuccinate synthase, translating into MSKKDIKKVVLAYSGGLDTSIILKWLQDEYNAEVITFTADLGQGEEVEPARKKAIACGIKPENVYILDVKEEFVKDYVFPMFRANAIYEGEYLLGTSIARPLIAKKLVEIANEKGAQAVSHGATGKGNDQVRFELGALALNPDLKVIAPWREWELNSRESLLEYARKHNIEISQKHLDENGNPKISPYSMDANLLHISYEGLHLENPANEPEESMWLWTSSPENAPDKPEYIEIEYKNGDPIELNGEKLTPANLLLALNKLGNKHGIGRVDIVENRYVGMKARGCYETPGGTIMLKAHRAIESLTLDREAAHLKDELMPKYAKLIYQGYWFSPEREMLQAAIDATQKNVEGKVKLKLYKGNVMVVGRESIKSLYDDAYSTFEKDEVYNQKDAEGFIRLNALRLVIAGKKQR